Proteins co-encoded in one Metabacillus sp. KUDC1714 genomic window:
- a CDS encoding LysR family transcriptional regulator — translation MQTSELRMLVVLSEEMNMRKASERLFVSQPALSQRLQTIEKSWGFQIFIRSQKGLTLTPAGEKVISFAREVVNKEEMLREQISELEGEVHGTLKLAVASIIGQHWLPEVLKKYVNKYPHAKISLITGWSSEILKSMFEDHVHIGIIRGNPEWKGIKEHLLTDTLYLVDTEISKIEDVLHTERPFIQFKSDSTYYQEIQDWWHNQFQTSPKRTIVVDQIETCKQMAFNGIGYAILPSVTLKEDEQDVFKIPLLDENNKPIERDTWLLGIESSFELKQVKAFLDIVKEHK, via the coding sequence ATGCAAACGTCCGAACTTCGTATGTTGGTCGTTTTATCAGAGGAAATGAATATGAGAAAAGCGTCTGAACGTTTATTTGTTTCACAGCCAGCTTTATCACAGCGCTTACAAACAATAGAGAAATCATGGGGATTCCAAATTTTTATTCGCTCACAAAAGGGTCTTACATTAACACCGGCGGGAGAAAAGGTTATTTCATTTGCTCGTGAGGTTGTAAATAAAGAAGAAATGCTTAGAGAACAAATTTCTGAATTAGAGGGTGAGGTACATGGAACATTAAAGCTTGCTGTTGCATCAATTATAGGTCAGCATTGGTTGCCAGAAGTACTAAAAAAATATGTTAATAAATATCCTCATGCAAAAATATCACTAATTACGGGGTGGAGTAGCGAAATTTTAAAAAGTATGTTTGAAGATCATGTTCATATTGGAATAATCAGAGGAAATCCAGAATGGAAAGGGATTAAAGAACACCTTCTCACTGACACACTATACTTAGTCGATACTGAGATTAGTAAAATAGAGGATGTTTTACATACAGAAAGGCCATTTATTCAATTTAAAAGTGACTCAACCTATTATCAAGAAATTCAAGACTGGTGGCATAATCAATTCCAAACTTCCCCAAAGCGGACAATTGTTGTTGATCAAATTGAAACGTGTAAACAAATGGCGTTCAATGGGATAGGCTATGCGATCTTACCTTCTGTAACATTAAAGGAGGATGAACAAGATGTTTTCAAAATTCCATTACTTGATGAGAATAACAAACCGATAGAACGAGATACTTGGCTACTTGGAATTGAATCGTCGTTTGAATTGAAACAGGTTAAAGCATTTTTAGACATTGTCAAAGAGCATAAATAG
- the dapD gene encoding 2,3,4,5-tetrahydropyridine-2,6-dicarboxylate N-acetyltransferase has translation MKMMDANEIISFIQNSTKSTPVKVYVKGNLEGINFGESAQTFITGNSGVVFGEWAEIQDAIETNKAMIEDYVVENDRRNSAIPLLDLKNIKARIEPGAIIRDQVEIGDNAVIMMGASINIGSVIGEGTMIDMNATLGGRATVGKNCHVGAGSVLAGVIEPPSAKPVVIEDDVMIGANVVVLEGVTVGKGAVVGAGSIVTKDVEPYTVVYGAPARKIKDIDDKTKSKTEIMQELRQL, from the coding sequence ATGAAAATGATGGATGCAAATGAGATTATCTCATTTATACAAAACAGTACAAAATCTACACCTGTAAAGGTTTATGTAAAAGGAAACCTAGAAGGTATTAACTTTGGAGAGTCAGCACAAACGTTTATAACAGGGAACTCTGGTGTAGTGTTTGGTGAGTGGGCTGAAATTCAAGATGCAATTGAAACGAATAAAGCAATGATCGAAGATTATGTGGTTGAAAATGATCGTCGTAATTCTGCGATTCCATTACTTGACCTTAAAAATATAAAAGCACGCATTGAGCCTGGTGCGATTATTCGTGATCAAGTTGAAATTGGGGATAATGCAGTTATTATGATGGGTGCTTCAATTAATATTGGTTCAGTAATTGGCGAAGGTACAATGATTGATATGAATGCTACTCTTGGTGGACGAGCTACAGTTGGTAAGAATTGTCACGTTGGTGCTGGATCTGTTTTAGCTGGCGTAATTGAGCCACCTTCTGCAAAACCTGTTGTAATCGAAGATGATGTAATGATTGGTGCTAACGTAGTAGTTCTTGAAGGAGTTACAGTAGGTAAAGGTGCTGTAGTAGGTGCAGGTTCAATTGTTACGAAAGATGTAGAACCTTATACAGTTGTTTATGGAGCACCGGCACGAAAAATTAAAGATATTGATGATAAAACAAAATCAAAAACAGAAATTATGCAAGAGTTAAGACAACTATAA
- a CDS encoding VOC family protein has protein sequence MSIEIIGLDHIQICVPIGEESIARHFYLDLLQFTEIEKPENLKKNGGFWCKAGTISVHIGVEKIEKSKSKRHPAFIVSDIEATRRYFEENNVTIKEEIPIPGVSRFSCFDPFLNRIEFLEYI, from the coding sequence ATGAGTATAGAAATCATTGGGCTAGACCATATTCAGATTTGTGTCCCCATTGGTGAGGAGTCAATTGCACGTCACTTTTATCTTGATCTGCTCCAATTCACTGAAATCGAAAAGCCTGAAAACTTAAAGAAAAATGGTGGTTTTTGGTGTAAGGCTGGTACAATATCTGTCCATATTGGGGTTGAAAAAATAGAAAAGTCAAAAAGCAAACGTCATCCAGCCTTTATCGTAAGTGATATTGAAGCAACTAGACGCTATTTTGAAGAAAACAATGTTACTATAAAAGAAGAAATACCTATTCCAGGTGTAAGCCGTTTTTCATGCTTCGATCCTTTTTTAAATCGAATTGAATTTCTAGAATATATATAA